In Aeromicrobium wangtongii, the DNA window ATGCGGTGGCGTCCGGTCTTCGACCGGCGCGAGAGCTGGGCGCTGCTGCGCGAGAGCCTGCCGCAGACCGCGGTGCTGATCATCGGTGTCCTGTACTGGCGCCTCGACGGGGTGCTGCTGAGCGTGCTGGACTCCCCCGTCGAGGTGGGCACCTACTACCTCGCCACGACGCTGGCGTTCACCCTGTCGGTCGTGGCCACGTTCTTCGAGTCCTCGACGCTGTCCACCATGACCGGCCTGTGGGCCGCCGACCGGCGCCGGTTCAGCGACTTCACCGCCCGCAGCATCGAGACGATGCTGTTCATCGGGCTGCCGGTCGCCGCCACCGGCGTGGTGCTGGCCGAGCCGGTCATGCGGGCCATCGGCTCCGAGACGTTCCTCGGCCACGGCGCACCGGCCCTCGCCCTGCTGTTCGTCGCCGTCGGCATCACCTTCTTGAATGGCACGCTGAGCCAGGCCCTGTTCGCCGCCCACCAGCAAGGCTTCCTGGTGCGGATCAACGTGATCAACCTGGTCATCAACATCGCGCTGAACCTCGCACTCATCCCGCTCTGGGGGGCCGTCGGCGCGGCCCTGGCCCTGGCGGTCACCGAGCTGATCGGGCTGGTCGTGGTGTCGGTGCGGCTCTCCCAGCTCAGCGAGTACCGGACGCCGTGGGTGTTCGTGCTGCGGCTCCTGGTGCCACTGGCCGCGTCGACCGCGGTCGCCCTGCTGCTGCGACCCGCGCCGTTGCCCGTCTCGCTGGCAGCAGCGGCGGCGACCTATCTGGCGGTGAACGCCGCGCTCGGCCCGGTACGCGTCTCGACGGTGCGCGCGATGCTGGCCCAGGACACCGCCGACGGGGAGGACGCATGACGACGCCACGCCCGCTCGCGGTGCTGTGCGTCGCCTATCGGACGCCCGAGCTCCTGGAGTCGTGCCTGACGAGCATCTCGGCGCACCTGCCGGGGGTCCCGGTCCACGTGCACGACAACTCCGCCGAGCACGCAGCACAGCTCGACCCCGTCGTCGGCCGGCACCCCGACGTCCACTGGCACCGGGGAGGGCCGAACATCGGCTTCGCCGCCGCCGTCAACGCACTGGCCGCGCAGGTGCCCGGGCACGACCTGCTGCTGATCAACCCGGACGCCGTCCTGCAGGGGCCACTCACCGCGACCCTGGCCGCCGTCCGCACCCCCGGCGTCGCGGCGGCCGCGCCGCTCGACGTCCTGACCCGGTCCGCCACGTCCCGGCCGTGGGACGTCGCCCATCGGCCGCGCGGCCTGGCGCGTGCCCTGGTCTCGGCCTCCGGCTACGCCGAGCGGCTGCGCGGCACCCCGCTGTCGGACCTGTACCCGGCGCGGCCCCGCGAGGTCGGCGGCTACCTGACCGGCGCCTGTCTCGCGGTCAGCCGGGCGGCCTGGGACGAGATCGGGCCGTTCGACGAGGAGTACTTCCTGTACGGCGAGGAGTCCCAGTGGCAGGAGCGCGCCCGCGCCGCCGGGTGGCGACTGGTGCTGGCCGACGAGCCGGGCGTCGTCCACGAGGCCGCCGGGACGGTCGCCGCCGATCCCGCGGCGTCCCGGCGATCGCACGACCTGCTGCGCGCCAATGTCGCCCTGCAGATCGAGCAGGGCACCTCGGCCCGGCGAGCCGACCTGTACCTGGCCGGGACGTCGGTGCTCGACCGGGTCCAGCGCTCGAAGCGCGCCGCCCGCGTCCCCGTCCGGAGGTCCGGACGTCCTCCGGTGCTCCTGACGATCAACCGCCTCGACTACGGCGGCGCGGAGCGGCACCACGTCGTGCTGGCCACCGAGCTCGCCCGCCGCGGCCACGACGTCACGATCGTCGCGATGCAACGACTCGGACCCCTGGTCGCCGAGATCCCCCACACCGTGCGGGTCGTGCGACAGCCCTGGTGGGCCCCGGCGATCGACGTGCCGCCGGGCCCGGCCGTCCTGGTCACCGGCGACACCAACACCGAGACGGGCTTCGGCACGCTGTGGCGGGCCGGACGGCGCGATCGGCACTGGCTGGTCGGTGCGCACGTCCCGCCTGATCCGCTGGCGCCCACCTACTCGGCCGGGCTGGCCCGTGCGATGAGCCGGGCCGATGGCTTCGTCGCGCTCTCGCCCCGGCACCGCGACGAGGTCTCGGCCCATCAGCGGGTCGCGCGGCGCTGGTTCGTCGCCCCCAACGGCGTCGCCCACGCCGACGGGCTCCTGGACGTCCCGGAACGGACGGTGCCCGACGGCCCGCTGCGGCTGGTGATGCTCTCGCGCATCGTCGAGCTGAAGAACCCGCACCTGCTCGTCGAGGCGCTCGACGGGCTCCGCGAGCTCCCGTGGACGCTCGACATCTTCGGCGACGGGCCCGACCGCGCACGGCTCGAGGCGCTGACCCCGGCGCACCTGCGCGATCGGGTGCGGTGGCGCGGCTGGTCCCCGGGACCGGATCATGCCTTCGCGGGGGCCGACCTGGTGTGCCTGCCGAGCCGTTCCGAGGCGTTCCCGTTGACCATCCTGGAGGCGATGGCCCGGCGCCTGCCGGTCATCGCCTCGGCGACCTGCGCCGTCCCCGACATGCTCGACCACGGCAAGGCCGGCATCGTCGTCGACGATGTCACGGTCGAGGGGTGGCGGCGGGCACTGGCCGAGGTGCTGTCCGCGCGCGAGGACCTTCCCGCGATCGCCGCGCGCGGTCTGGAGCGGATGAGGGACCACTACACGATCGAGGCGATGGCCGATGCCTATCAGGACGCCTTCGCCCAGGTGATGGCATGAGGGTCCTGTGGCTGTCGCCGTGGCTGCGACCCCTGGCGCGGGTGCACGCCGATGCCCTGCGCTCGGCCGGCCACGAGGTGCGGATCGTGACATCGGACCAGCACCCGGAGTCCGGGCCGGCACGCCCCGACGAGTGGGTGCTGGACCCCCGGCCCAAGCAGCCGTCCACGTACCGGCCGTTCCTGCGGGTCCGCAGCGAGGTCGCGGCCTTCGGCGCCGAGGTCGTGGTCACCGAGCTGGTGCGCGATCCCCGGTGGCTGACGCTGGGGCGCGGCCTGCCGCGCATCGACGTCGTCCACGACGACCGTCCCCATGACGCCGCGGAGCAACGGCCACGCTGGGAGCGGGCGGTCTTCGACCGCTGGCAGTCGCGCTCTGACCTGACGATCTTCTTCAGCCGGTTCGTCGCCGATGCCGTCGGCCGCGAGCCGCGGGTCGTCGTCCCGCTCAGCAGCGATGTCGCGGACGCCGCGGTCCCGCCGTTCGTCGAGGCCGACGGCCGGCGTGACTTCGTGCTCAGCGGACGGCTCAACGACTACAAGAACATCCCGGTCGCGCTGGCGGCCTGGCGCCTGCACCGGTCCGGTCCGCACCACCGGGGCGACCGGCTCGTGCTGATCGGCGACGGCGACGTGCCGCACGACCTCCCCGAGGGCGTCCGGTGGCAGCGGGGGCCGTTCCGGTACGCCGACGAGCTGACGACCCTGGCGCGGGCCAAGGGCTCCTTGGTGCACTACCGGCGGGCCACCCAAAGTGGCGTCCAGATGCTCGCGATGCAGCTGGGCGTCATGCCGGTCGTGTCACCCGAGGGCGCGCTGCCCGAGCTGCAGCCGTCCGGTGGACCGGTCGTGGGCGTGGACGACCCGCGCGGCCTGGCCGACGCCCTCGACACGCTGGCCGATCCGCACGAGGCGGTCCGGGCCGGCCGGGTGGCGCGCCGGGCCTATCTGGACCGGCATGCCCAGAGCCGGGTCGCAGCAGCCCTCAGCGATGCGGTCGCGCAGGCCGCCGCCGGCCGGCGAGGTCGATCCACAGCCCGGTGAGCCGGTCGTGCCAGCGCCGCACGTCGAAGCCCGCCGAACGGGCCTCGGCTGCCCCGGCGATCCGGGTGCGCAGGTCATCGTCCTCGACGAGGCGGCGCAGCGCCTTGCCCAGGCCCTCGATGTCCCCGGCGGGCACCAGGAGGCCCTCGACGCCGTCACCGACGACGTCCGGAATGCCACCGACCGGGCTGACGAGGGGCGCGAGCCCGTGCGCCATGGCCTCCAGCAGTGCCATCGGCAGCCCTTCCTCGTGACTGGGCAGCAGGAACACCTGCGAGACGCGCATGAGCTCGTCGCGCTCGGCCGGTCCCTGCCAGCCGCGGACCTCGACGACGCCGGCCACGTCCGCGTCGGCGACCGCCCGGCGCACCTGCTCGATCTCGCCGTCGCCGGCCAGCACGATCCGCAGCCGGCTGCGGACCTCCGCCGGGAGCGTCGCCACCGCCGCCACGACGTCATAGCTGCCCTTGCGGTGGCCCAGACGGCCCAGGCTCACCGCATGGACCACCCCACCCGGGGCCGCGGCGCGTGCCATCTTCTCGCGGTCAGGCAGGACGACCGGGTTGTGCAGCACCTCCAGGCGTTCGGCGGGCAGGTGCAGGCGGGTCCCGAGCTCGTCGACGTGCTGCGTGGCCAGCACGAGCCACCGGTCGGCGGCGACGCCGCGACGGACCAGCGTCCGTCCCCACGCGGGGAGACGGTCGAACCAGCCGGCGAAGTCATAGCTGTGCGCGTGGACGACGGTCGCGGTCCCACGCAGCCGGGCCGCGGCCAGCGGCAGCGACTTGCGCACGACGCTGCCCCCGTGCGACAGGTGCACGTGCAGCACGTCGACCCGGCCCGCCACGATCAGCGCGGTCGACCAGAGCATCCCGCGCACGCCGATCCACACCCGCCACGGCAGCGAACGGTCGACATACGTCGCGACGACCCGAACCGCCACGCGCGGATCGGGATGGGCCGCCATCAGGGTCAGCACCGAGGCCATGCCTCCCCGGCTGTCCGGGCCCGACGGCGCCGGCCCGATCGTCAGGACCCGCACGCTGCGAAGTTCACCCATTGACCCGGCCCCGTCCCGCTCGCGCCCCTACAGTGGCAACCATGTGCGTGGACGTGGTCAGACAGGTCAGGGCGTGAGGCGCGGTGGCGCCCTCGCCGCCTTCGCGCTGGCCGTGGCTGCGGTGCTGGTCACGGCCGTCCTGATCGGCCGGGACGGTGGCGACGGCGCCAGTGCCGGCAACGGCCGCGCCGAGGCCACGGACGACGCCCCGGCGGCCGTCCAGATCGAGCGTCCTCCGATCGATCTGGGCAAGGGGCTGCTCAGGGTCCCGAACGAGACCGCTGCCTGGTTGGACCGCCAAGGGCGCAAGGCCGATCCGGCCGTGCGGAAGCGGATCGGCGCCCAGCCCGATGCGTTCTGGCTGGTCGGCGATCCCAAGCCGGACCGGCTGCTGGGACGCCTGATCAAGCTCGCCCGCACGAAGGACCGCACGCTGCAGCTGGTGCTGTACAACATCCCGGAGCGCAACGATCCGGCCGGCGGCGGCGGTGCCTCCGATGCGGCGGCCTACGCCAAGTGGGTCGAGAAGATCTCGGCCGATCTCGGCGACACCCGCGCGATCGTCGTGATCGAGCCGGACGCCTTGCGGTTCACCGATCGCCTGGCCCCCAAGGACCCGGCCCGCGCGGAGCGGATGGACTCCCTGCGCCTGGCCGTCGCGACGCTCGTCGAGCGCAATCCGCGCGCCCGCGTCTACGTCGATGCCGGCACCGCGTCCGGGCCCGGGTCCGTCGTGCCGGCCCGGATGGCCGAGCTGTTGACCGATGTCGGCGTGTCGGACTCGGTCGGGTTCGCCGTCAACGTCGCCGGCTACTCGCCCGATCCCGAGGCCACCGCCTATGCGCGCAAGATCCGCAATGCGCTGATCGACCGGCACGGGCTCAGCGATCCGCGCTACGTCGTCGACACCGGCCGCAACGGCAACCCGGTGTGGGACTACGAGCGGTGCAACCCGCCCGGTCGGCTGCTGGGCCGCCCACCGGAGCTCGTCGAGGACCCGGACGGGCTCGACCTGCTGCTGTGGATCAAGCCCCCGGCGACGTCCGACGGCGACTGCGGCATCGCGCCGGGCAGTCGCGGGGGCGAGTTCCTGCCCGACGAGGCGATCAGGATGAGTCACGATCGCCCCTGACCACCCAACGGCCGGCGAGCTCCGGGTACGACGCCTCCAGCTCGGGCAGCAGGTCGGGCAGCGTCAGCAGCACCAGGTCCGGCGAGGCGGCGACCAGCTCGGCGGGCGAGATGATCGCGATGTCGGTGCCGGGCATCCGGCGGCCCTGCTTGGCCGGTGACGCATCCGCCACGGACGCCACGAGGGAGCGGTCCAGGCCGGCCAGCCCGAACTGCGCGACGGCGACGGACGCCGCCCCGTACGCGTGCACCCGCAGACCAGCGTCGCGGCGGTCCTGCAGCCACCGGCGCAACCCGGCCACGTCGGAGTCGACCGTCGTCTGCAGCGCCGCCACCGCCACCGGATCGGTCACGCCGAGGCGGGTCTCGTCGGCCAGCACCTCGGTCGTCCGTGCATCCGGCTCGTGATCGCCGTGACGGGCCGCCACCAGCACGGTGCCGCCGTACAGATCGAAGGTCTCGACGCCGACCACGCTCATGCCGACATCGGCCAGCAGCCGCGTCAGGGCGGTCAGCGAGTAGTAGGCGGCGTGGCCGTGGCGCAGGGACGTCCACTGGCCGTGCCGCACGATCGCGGCCAGGGAGTGGAACTGGACCAGCAGGACCCCGTCCGGGTCGGTCGCGGCGGCCCGGGACCGCCAGGCGGCCCGCTGGTCGGCCTCGTGCATGATGCCGAAGCTGTCCAGCACGACCGCGGCCCGCCCCGTCGCCCGGACGTGCCCCCGCTCCTGCAGCATCGGCAGCCACGTCCCGCCGTGCGGGCTGGGGAACTCCCGCACGGTCGTGCCGGCGAGCCAGCCCCGGTCGGCGGCAAGGGCGATCGCGGCCTCCGCCTGCTCGACCAGCGCCCGTGGCTCGATGCCCAAGGGCTGCTCGGGGGCGGTGTCGTCGTGGGCGATCTGCGCCAGCCCGCACGCGGTGCACAGCACCATCGCCAACGGGTGCCGCGGGTCGGTCGCCGGCCCTCCCCCGGACGGGAACACGTCCGCTGCGGGGACCTCCCCCAGGTCGAGCACCGGCGTGGTCTCGGCAGCACCGCAGGCGCAGCACGGCGTGCGCCCGCTCATCCGCGCCCCGTCTCGACGTGCCCGTGCCCCCGTCGACCGGGCATCATGACCCCATGCGCGTCGAGACCACGTCCCTGCACGACGTCCTGCTGTTCGTGCCCGAGCCCTTCCAGGACGAGCGCGGCTGGTTCTCCCGGACCTTCGACACCGCGATCTTCGACGCCGCGGTGACGGGGGTGCGCGCGGCCGACTTCACCCAGGACTCGCAGTCCCGGTCGCACCGCGGCGTCGTCCGCGGGATGCACGGGCGCGGCGGCCGGGGCGAGGCCAAGCTGGTGCGCTGCGCCCACGGATCGGTGCTCGACGTGCTGGTCGACATCCGCCCGGACTCCCCCACGTTCGGCCAGCAGGCAGCCTTCGAGCTGGACGACGTGCGCCTGGCGCATTTGTACGTCCCGCCAGGGCTGCTGCACGGCTACCAGGTCACCAGCGATGCAGCCGATGTCTGCTACCGGATCGACCGCCCGCACGCCCCGGGAGAGGACATCGGGGTCGCCTTCGACGACCCCGACCTGGCGATCGCGTGGCCGGAGCCGATCACGGTCGTCTCGGCGCGCGACCGGGCGGCCGGGTCGTGGGCCGCGCTGCGGTCGTCGCTGGGCTGACGTCACGGCGATGACGGCCGCATCGCGTCATCGAGCGTCCCCTCGGCCTGCCGGCGCTTCAGCACCGCCAGCCGGGTGAAGCGCTCGTCGAACGAGTGCTGCGTCAGGCCGTGGCGGGTGTAGTTCTCGTACAGCTCCGCGGCGCCGTCGGGGATCGACCAGGTGGCCTCGTAGCCGGGCAGGATCTTGCGGATCAACGAGAAGTCGACCCGGTACGAACGGGGGTCGGAACCGGTCTCCCCGGTGATCGACAGGCGTGATCCGGGCACCGTGTCGGCGACCGCCCGGGCGATCTCGGCGACCGTGACGTTGTTGGCCTCCGTGCCGACGTTGAAGGCCCGGTCGTGGATGGCCTCGGTCGGTGCCTCCAGGGTCTGGATGAAGGCCGCGGCGATGTCGCGGGCGTGCACCAGCGGACGCCACGGCGTCCCGTCCGAGAGCACCTTGACCTCCCCCGTGAGCACGGCATGCCCCACCAGGTTGTTCAGCACGATGTCGGCGCGCAGCCGCGGCGAGAACCCGAACGCCGTCGCATTGCGCAGGTACGACGGGCTGAACGAGTCATCGGCCAGCGCACTGACATCGGCCTCGACCCGGACCTTGCTCTCGGCGTACGGCGTCAGCGGGCGCAGCGGCGCGTCCTCGGTGACCAGGTCCTCACCGGCCGAGCCGTAGACCGAGCACGTGGAGGCGTACAGGAAGCGGGAGACACCGGCGTCCTTGGCGGCGCGCGCGAGCCGGACCGAGGCGGCGTGGTTGATGTCGTAGGTGATCTGCGGGGCCAGCGACCCGATCGGGTCGTTCGAGAGAGCGGCGAGGTGGATGACCGCGTCGAAGCCCGCCAGGTGCTGGGGCGTGACGTCGCGCAGGTCGACCGCCAGGGTCGTCGGGTCCTGCGGCTGCGGGCCCAGGACGCAGTCGGCGAACAGGCCCGTGTCCAGGCCCACGACCTCATGGCCGCGCGCCGCGAGCAGCGGGGCCATGACGGTGCCCAGGTAGCCCTGGTGGCCGGTGAGGACGATCTTCATGTCAGCGAGCTCCTGTGCGGTGCGGAGTGGTGAGGGTCAGGACGGCCTTCTCGAGCACGAAGGCCTCGGCGTGCTCGTGGTGGCACTGCACGCCCCGCAGACGCAGCAGGGCCCGGAAGGCGCCCTCGTCGTACCAGTCCTTGGACTGCTGCGACGGGTACGAGCCCATCAGGATGCGCAGCTTCTCGTCGGCCACGGCAGGATCCAGCGGGTGCAGGACGGTGGGCTGCGGGGTGTCGGTCTCCCACTTGAGGATCTCGTAGCCCAGGATCAGGTGATCGCGGAACTCCGTGGGCGCGAGCTCGGCGACGAGCCGGTGGTCCTGGTGGGCGTCCCCGCGGTGCGGCGCGAAGACCAGGTCGGCGTCGCCGCCGCGGGCGAACTGGCCCATCGCGTCCTTGATGCGGTCCCAGTGCGCGGGAGCCCGCCCGTCCGGGACGTCCAGGATCGTCAGGTCGACCTCACCGGCCAGGGCCGACAGCGCCTCCCGCTCCTCGGCCTCCCGCGGCGTCCCGGCACCGCCCAGCACCAGCGCCCGCACCCGGATGTCCGGGCGGTTCTTGCGCAGCGTCAGCAGCGTCCCACCCAGCCCGATCGCCAGATCGTCGCAGTGCGCCGCCAGCAGGGCGACCTCGCGGACGCCCTCCAGCCCCAGCGGGATCATGCGGGCAGCCCGGGCATCTCCCACACGGCCCACGGACGGGTGCCGTCGTGATAGGCCGCATCGAGCTCGGCGCGCTCCTTGAAGGTGTCGGCCGGCTTCCAGAACCCGTCGTACCGGTAGCCGTACAGCTTGCCCTGCTCGGCCAGCGCGGCGCACGCATCGGCGACCAGGTCGCCGTTCTCGGGCAGGTGGTCGAACACCTCCTGCGACAAGATGAAGTAACCGCCGTTCTCGCCCAGCGGCAGATCGCTGACCGGCGTGATGCCGGTGATGCCGCCGCCCGGGGCCACGTCGACGACGTGGAACGACGACTGTGGTGGCACCACGATCATCGAGGCCGCGGCACCGAAGTCGTGGAACTCCTTGATCATCGCGTCCAGCGGGACGTCCGACAGCACGTCGGCGTAGTTGGCCAGGAAGTACTCGTCGCCGTCCAGGTACGGACGCACCCGGCGCAGGCGCTCGCCGATCGGCGTCTCCAGCCCCGTGTCGACGAAGGTGATCGTCCAGTTGCTGATGTCGCTGGACAACAGCTCGATCTTCCCGTCGCGCAGCACGAAGTCATTGGACTCGGTCTCGCAGTACGTCGTGAAGAACTCCTTGATGCGAGCCGCTCCGTAGCCCAGGCACAGCACGAACTCCGTGTGCCCGTAGTACGCGTAGTACCGCATCACGTGCCACAGGAGGGGCCGCGGACCGACCATCTGCATGGGCTTGGGGATCAGATCGCCCTCGCCGTTGCGCATGCGCATGCCGTAGCCGCCGCAGAACAGCACGACCTTCATGACAGGACCTCCGTGCGGGTGCCGGCCCGGTGGACCGTGGGGAGGGGAACGACGATCTGGCCACCCCACTCGTGGACATGTGCCAGCTGTTCGGCGATCTCGGTCTCCAGGTTCCACGGCAGCACCAGCACGACATCGGGCCGGTCGGCCGCGATGCGCTCAGGGGCATGGATCGGGATGCGGGTGCCGGGGGTGAACCGGCCGTGCTTGTACGGATTGCGGTCGACGGTGTACTCCAGCAGGTCCGAGCGGATGCCGCAGTAGTTGAGCAGGGTGTTGCCCTTGCCGGGGGCCCCGTAGCCGACGACCCGCAAGCCGTCGGCCTTGGCGTCCAGCAGGAAGCGCAACAGCTCCTGGCGCACCGCCTGCGAGCGCGGCTCGAGATCCAGGTAGCCCTCGACCGTGTGCAGACCCGCCTGCTCCTCCTGCGCCAGTGCGTCGACGACCGCTTGCGTCGGCGGGCCGGCGATCTGGCTGGGCTGCGCCCAGACGCGGATGGATCCGCCGTGGGTGCTCAACAGGTCGACGTCGACGACCGTCAGGCCGGCCGTCGCGAGGGCACGGCTGATCGACAGGACGGTGTAGTACTGGAAGTGCTCGTGGTAGACGGTGTCGAACTGCCCCAGCGCCACCAGGTTGAGCGCGTGGTGGACCTCGATGCTGACCCACCCGTCGTCGGCGGTCAGCGTGCGCAGCGCCCGCGTGAAGCCCAGCAGGTCCGGGACGTGGGCGTAGACGTTGTTGGCGACCACCAGGGACGCCGGCCCGCGCTCGGCGCGCACCTGCTCGGCGACCGCCTCGTCCAGGAAGGTCGTCAACGTGGGGACGCCGCGCTCCCGGGCCGCCTCCCCCACGTTGACCGATGGCTCGATGCCCAGGCACGGGATCCCGGCGGACACCACGTGCTGCAGGAGGTAGCCGTCGTTGCTGGCGACCTCGACCACCGACGAGCTCTCGTCCAGGCCGAGCCGCTGGATCGCCGCGTCGACGAACGTCCGCGCGTGCTCGACCCAGGAGTCGGAGAACGAGGAGTAGTAGGCGTAGTCGACGAAGGTCTCCTCCGGCAGGATCAGCGCCGGGATCTGCAGCAGCAGGCAGTCCTCGCACAGTCGCAGGTGCAGCGGGTAGGTGACCTCGGGACGGTCGAGGGCGTCCGCGGTCAGGAACAGCTCGCACGGGGGCGTGGCCCCGAGATCGAGCACGCTGCGCAATCGGCTCGAACCGCACAGGCGACACGACACTGGAGCTCCGTCCACTCAGATGGGCGGCCTCTGCCGCACACCGGTGAAGAGAGAGGTTGTCCTCGGCTATGACGCCACCGGCCGGTCTCCCCCCGGGGGGCTACTCGACGGGCAGGCCGAGACCGCGGGCGATCAGCATGCGCTGGACCTCGGAGGTCCCCTCACCGATCTCCAGGATCTTGGCGTCCCGGTAGAACCGGGCGACGGGGTACTCCTCCATGAAGCCGTACCCGCCGAAGACCTGCGTCGCGATGCGCGTCGCGGTGACGGCCGACTCCGAGGTGTACAGCTTGGCGATCGACGCGGCCTGCTTGACGTCCTTGGCCGGCGCCCCGGCGTCCTTCATGGCCGCTGCCTGGTAGGTCAGCGCGCGACCGGCCTGGGCCATGACGGCCAGGTCCGAGATCTGGAAGGCCACACCCTGCTTGGTCCCGATCGGGACCCCGAAGGTGGTGCGCTCGCCCGCGTACTCCACGCACAGGTCGAGACAGGCCTGGATGCAGCCGACGGCCAGGGCGGCGATCGCGATGCGCCCGTCGTCGAGCGTGGCCAGGAACTGGGCGTAGCCGCGCCCGCGCTCACCCAGCAGCGAATCGGCCGGAACCCGGACGTCGGTGAAGGACAGGGGGTGCGTGTCGGAGATGTGCCAGCCGAGCTTGTCGTAGGGAGCCTCGGCCACGAATCCGGGCGTGCCGGCGGGCAGGATGATCGCCGAGATCTCCGGCGAGCCGTTCTCGCGCGTCCCGGTGCGCGCGGTGACGGTGACGCACGAGGTGATCGGGCTGCCCGAGTTGGTGATGAACTGCTTCGACCCGTTGACGACCCACTCCGCTTGCCCTGAGCCTGTCGAAGGGTCGAGCTCGGCGCGGGTCCGCGTCGCCGAGGCATCCGAGCCGGCACCGGGCTCGGTGAGCCCGAAGCCCGCCAGCGTGCGCCCGGCGACGAGATCGGGCAGCCAGTGCTCCTTCTGCTCCTGCGTGCCGTACGCCAGCAACGGCAGGATGCCCAGGCCCACACCGGCCTCGAGGGTGATGCCGATCGACTGGTCGACCCGCCCCAGCTCCTCGATCGCGACGCACAGCGAGGTGAAGTCGCCGTCCGCGCCACCGAACTCCTCCGGCGCGGTGAGCCCGAACAGGCCCAGATCGCCCATCTTGTGGACGAGGTCCACCGGGAAGTGGTGGTCCTTGTCCCACTGCGCGACGTGCGGAGCGATCTCGGCCTCGGCGAACTCGCGCACGCTGCGACGGAAGGTTTCATGTTCACGGGACAGGGCGAAGGTCATCCAGGCATGTTAACAACCATTAACCTTCCTCGTCACCCCGCGCACCCCGGTTGCCGCTACCCTGCTGCCACTTGCACCGACGTCCAGGGGGAGACGATGCGACGCACATCTTCAGCACTCACCGCCGCCGCCATCGCCGTGGCCGGCACGATGACGGCCGTCGGCATGACGCAGCCGGCCGCCGCACAGTCGACCAGCTCGGCAGAGATCAACGGCAAGCTGGTGCTGCTGCTCGACGCGTCCGGCTCGATGAAGGAGACCGCGACCGGCGGGACGACCAAGATCGAGGCGGCCAAGTCGGCGCTGAC includes these proteins:
- a CDS encoding glycosyltransferase family 4 protein gives rise to the protein MGELRSVRVLTIGPAPSGPDSRGGMASVLTLMAAHPDPRVAVRVVATYVDRSLPWRVWIGVRGMLWSTALIVAGRVDVLHVHLSHGGSVVRKSLPLAAARLRGTATVVHAHSYDFAGWFDRLPAWGRTLVRRGVAADRWLVLATQHVDELGTRLHLPAERLEVLHNPVVLPDREKMARAAAPGGVVHAVSLGRLGHRKGSYDVVAAVATLPAEVRSRLRIVLAGDGEIEQVRRAVADADVAGVVEVRGWQGPAERDELMRVSQVFLLPSHEEGLPMALLEAMAHGLAPLVSPVGGIPDVVGDGVEGLLVPAGDIEGLGKALRRLVEDDDLRTRIAGAAEARSAGFDVRRWHDRLTGLWIDLAGRRRPARPHR
- a CDS encoding glycosyltransferase, with product MTTPRPLAVLCVAYRTPELLESCLTSISAHLPGVPVHVHDNSAEHAAQLDPVVGRHPDVHWHRGGPNIGFAAAVNALAAQVPGHDLLLINPDAVLQGPLTATLAAVRTPGVAAAAPLDVLTRSATSRPWDVAHRPRGLARALVSASGYAERLRGTPLSDLYPARPREVGGYLTGACLAVSRAAWDEIGPFDEEYFLYGEESQWQERARAAGWRLVLADEPGVVHEAAGTVAADPAASRRSHDLLRANVALQIEQGTSARRADLYLAGTSVLDRVQRSKRAARVPVRRSGRPPVLLTINRLDYGGAERHHVVLATELARRGHDVTIVAMQRLGPLVAEIPHTVRVVRQPWWAPAIDVPPGPAVLVTGDTNTETGFGTLWRAGRRDRHWLVGAHVPPDPLAPTYSAGLARAMSRADGFVALSPRHRDEVSAHQRVARRWFVAPNGVAHADGLLDVPERTVPDGPLRLVMLSRIVELKNPHLLVEALDGLRELPWTLDIFGDGPDRARLEALTPAHLRDRVRWRGWSPGPDHAFAGADLVCLPSRSEAFPLTILEAMARRLPVIASATCAVPDMLDHGKAGIVVDDVTVEGWRRALAEVLSAREDLPAIAARGLERMRDHYTIEAMADAYQDAFAQVMA
- a CDS encoding glycoside hydrolase family 6 protein produces the protein MRRGGALAAFALAVAAVLVTAVLIGRDGGDGASAGNGRAEATDDAPAAVQIERPPIDLGKGLLRVPNETAAWLDRQGRKADPAVRKRIGAQPDAFWLVGDPKPDRLLGRLIKLARTKDRTLQLVLYNIPERNDPAGGGGASDAAAYAKWVEKISADLGDTRAIVVIEPDALRFTDRLAPKDPARAERMDSLRLAVATLVERNPRARVYVDAGTASGPGSVVPARMAELLTDVGVSDSVGFAVNVAGYSPDPEATAYARKIRNALIDRHGLSDPRYVVDTGRNGNPVWDYERCNPPGRLLGRPPELVEDPDGLDLLLWIKPPATSDGDCGIAPGSRGGEFLPDEAIRMSHDRP
- a CDS encoding methyltransferase C-terminal domain-containing protein, with the protein product MSGRTPCCACGAAETTPVLDLGEVPAADVFPSGGGPATDPRHPLAMVLCTACGLAQIAHDDTAPEQPLGIEPRALVEQAEAAIALAADRGWLAGTTVREFPSPHGGTWLPMLQERGHVRATGRAAVVLDSFGIMHEADQRAAWRSRAAATDPDGVLLVQFHSLAAIVRHGQWTSLRHGHAAYYSLTALTRLLADVGMSVVGVETFDLYGGTVLVAARHGDHEPDARTTEVLADETRLGVTDPVAVAALQTTVDSDVAGLRRWLQDRRDAGLRVHAYGAASVAVAQFGLAGLDRSLVASVADASPAKQGRRMPGTDIAIISPAELVAASPDLVLLTLPDLLPELEASYPELAGRWVVRGDRDSS
- a CDS encoding glycosyltransferase family 4 protein, which gives rise to MRVLWLSPWLRPLARVHADALRSAGHEVRIVTSDQHPESGPARPDEWVLDPRPKQPSTYRPFLRVRSEVAAFGAEVVVTELVRDPRWLTLGRGLPRIDVVHDDRPHDAAEQRPRWERAVFDRWQSRSDLTIFFSRFVADAVGREPRVVVPLSSDVADAAVPPFVEADGRRDFVLSGRLNDYKNIPVALAAWRLHRSGPHHRGDRLVLIGDGDVPHDLPEGVRWQRGPFRYADELTTLARAKGSLVHYRRATQSGVQMLAMQLGVMPVVSPEGALPELQPSGGPVVGVDDPRGLADALDTLADPHEAVRAGRVARRAYLDRHAQSRVAAALSDAVAQAAAGRRGRSTAR
- a CDS encoding oligosaccharide flippase family protein, encoding MAVAFGYQLVFRILGMIASIVTVALTVRHLGGESYGHLTTAIVFVSLWTSFSELGIGAVVVRRATSGNGDLQRLVQVNTGLSILYCVPLALVTTVTGLLVYHDDPEVRTVLPVITLGLALTTIASCVAPVFLVTVRFRAVAWSDLLSRGLSLALTVVLLQTGAGLMWFAVVQVVPPAVVLIIQGAAASRVMRWRPVFDRRESWALLRESLPQTAVLIIGVLYWRLDGVLLSVLDSPVEVGTYYLATTLAFTLSVVATFFESSTLSTMTGLWAADRRRFSDFTARSIETMLFIGLPVAATGVVLAEPVMRAIGSETFLGHGAPALALLFVAVGITFLNGTLSQALFAAHQQGFLVRINVINLVINIALNLALIPLWGAVGAALALAVTELIGLVVVSVRLSQLSEYRTPWVFVLRLLVPLAASTAVALLLRPAPLPVSLAAAAATYLAVNAALGPVRVSTVRAMLAQDTADGEDA